The Poseidonibacter lekithochrous region TTTTGATTTTAGAGTTGAACAGTATGAGAAAGTTTTTAATTTGTAGTTACTTCGTAAATTGGAAGTTCAATAATAAACTTTGTTCCAAGTTGTGTATTACCAAAAGTAAGATTACCTTTTAAGCTTTTAGTAACGATATTAAAACAGTTATATAATCCAATACCAGTACCTACGTTTTTATCTTTTGTAGTGAAATATGGATTAAAAATTTTGTTTTTAATCTCTTTGGGAATTCCTCCAGCATTATCTTCAATAGTAATTATAATTTTATCTTCTTTTTTTCCTACAGAATATTTTACCCATTTATCTTCTATTTTATTTTCACATAATGCATCTTTTGCATTATTTAAAATAGAGATTAATACTTGAAGTAATTCTCCTGATATTAGTCTAAAAGATATAGATTCTTCTTCAATATTACCTTCAATTATTTTTATCTCAGATACAGCAAAACTAGGCTCAATTATTTGTAAAGCCATTTTCACTCTATCTTGAATAATCACATCTTTTTCTTTGTGACTTTCTTGAATATAGTCTCTAAATTCATCAATAGTTGTAGATAAAAACTGAGTGTTTTCTACTATCTTATTTGCATAAGAACTAAAGTCTTCATTACTTAACATATCATGTTCTTGTTTTATTTTCATACCACTTGCAGCAGTTGAAATAATACTTAAGGGCTGTCGCCATTGGTGGGCAATATTACCAATAAGATCGCCCATTTGAGCCATTTTCATTTGCTCAAATATTTGTTTATCTTTTTTCTTGTTTAAATCTTTTTCTTTTTTAATTCTTTCTTCTAATTTAGAAGCTTTAGAACTTAGTTTTTTATTTTCGTTTTCTAGGTTCATCATATTTATACATGAGTTAATACTCATATTTAATTTTTTTCGTAAGCTTTCATAAATCGATTCTAAAAAAGAAAAGTCAGAATCTTTCTCATAAGAGCAGACCATTAGACCTTTTTCTAATTTGTATAATAAAAGATTAAATACTTCATCATATTTATATATATTAATTTTATTTTCATTTGTTTGTTGAAGTAAGTTATTCACATCATAATCTATTGTTTTACCAAGTGATGCGATATTTTTATTATGTTTATTATCAAGAAGATAGAAACTAGCATAAGTAGCTTTTGTTTCATCTATAAAAGTTTCTAAGGTTTCGCCAATCATCTCATCAAGCTTCAAACTGTTTCCAATTGAGTTTTGACATTTATACGAAATCGATAGTTCGTTCAATTCAAATATCCTTAAAAAATAAGTTAATTACTTATTAAATACTGTTTTTTTGGGGTGTTATATAATAAAAAATACAATTTGATAAATAGTAGCGAAAAAAGTTTAAGAGAAGTATAGAGAAAAGGGGAATTTTAGAACTTGCAATACAAAAAATCGCAAGTTCTAAAGAATTATATTAGAAAGCTTCTACAATAGAACCTTTGTATTTGTCATTAATAAAGTTTCTAATCTCATTTGAGTTTAATACTTCATTTAATGCTTTGATGTAATCTTTGTTTTCATTACCTTCTTTTACAACAAGAATGTTTGCATAAGGAGAGTTTTTAGATTCAATTACTAAAGCATCTTTTAATGGATTTAAATTAGCAGCTAAAGCATAGTTAGTATTAATAACAGCAGCATCTACTTCATCTAAAACTCTTGGTAATTGAGGAGCATCTAACTCTTTGATTTGGAAGTTTCTTGGATTCTTATCAATATCAAGTGCAGTTTTAAATTTAACATCTTTGAAAGTTAATAAACCTTGTTCTTCTAAAATATTTAATGCTCTACTTTCATTTGTAGGATCATTAGGAACTGCAATTGTAGCACCATCTTTTAATTCATTTAATGCTTCAATTTTCTTAGAGTAAACACCCATTGGTTCTAAGTGAACATTAACAGTTTTTACTAATTTAGTATTTTTGTTTTTGTTAAACTCTTCTAAGTATGGTAAATGTTGGAAAAAGTTAGCGTCAAGTTCACCTTCATCAACAGCAATGTTTGGTGTAACATAATCAGTAAATTCAACGATTTGTAATTCATAACCTTTAGCTTTTAATAAAGTTTGTGCAATCTCTAAGATCTCTGAATGAGGAACTGGAGTAGCTCCAACTTTAATAACTGTTTTTTTCTCTACTTTTGATTCTTTTGAATCAGTACAAGCTGTAAATGCTAATGCAACAACAGCAACTAATGCTAATTTTAAAATATTTTTAAACATATATATTCTCCTTATTTTTTTGTAATTTTGTATAAATAGTCACCAAAACTTTGGCAGACTTGTACTAATGCAATTAAGATTAATACAGTGTAAATCATAGTATCTGTTTGGAATCTGTAGTAACCATATTTAATAGCTACATCTCCAAGACCTCCACCACCAACAGCTCCAGCCATTGCTGAGAAACCAATAACAGTAATTAATGTTAAAGTAATTGCTGAAATAATTGCAGGTAATGCTTCTATTAACATCACTTTGAAAATGATTTGAAAATCACTAGCCCCAAAAGACTTAGCAGCTTCAACAACACCTTTATCTACCTCTTTTAATGCACTTTCAATAAGTCTTGCAATAAAAGGAGCAGCTCCAATAGTTAGAGGAATAATAGCAGCACTTGTACCAATACTTTTTCCAATTAAAAACTTTGTAACAGGGAAAAGAACAATCATTAAAATAATAAAAGGAAAAGATCTTAAAGTATTAATTACAACATCTAATATTGAATATACTTTTAGATTTTCTCTTAATCCACCTTTTGATGTTAAAATCAGAATAATTGCTAAGAAAAATCCAATAACAACAGCAAAAAATGTCGAAACTAATGACATATAAACAGTTTCACCTAATGCAGGTAATAAAATATCAACCATTATAATACCTCCCAAATAATTTCATGTTCTTTTATATAGTTCGTAACTTTTTCTTTATCACTTTGTTTAATATTAATAACCATATTTCCAACAATATGAGTATTAATTTCTTCAAGTTTTCCCCATACAATATTAAAGTCCATATCTAACTCTCTTGCCATTTTTGTAATAAATGATTGGAAAGCATTATCTTTTGGGAAATAAATTTTAATATTTACTCCATCCTCTGGAACTACTTCTGTTTCACCTAAAAATTCTTTCATTTTCTCATCAGGTTTCAAAAACAACTCTTCAGTATCATCAAAACCAATAATATTTCCATGCTCTAATAAAAGAGCTTTTTGAGCAATTTGTTTTACAACTTCCATTTCATGTGTAACTAAAACAATTGTAATATTTAGTTTTTCATTAATCTCTTTTAATAAATTTAAAATAGATGTAGTTGTATTTGGGTCAAGTGCTGATGTTGCTTCATCTGAAAGTAAAACTTCTGGATCCAAAGTCAAAGCTCTTGCAATTGCAACTCTTTGTTTTTGTCCACCACTTAATTCACTAGGATATGATTGAAGTTTTTCATCTAATCCAACTAATGATAATAAATCTTTTACTTTTTTAGAAATTTCATCTTTACTGTATCCCCAAAGTTGCATTGGTAAAGCAACATTTTCAAATACAGTTTTTCTTTGAATTAATGAAAAGTGTTGAAATATCATTCCAATATTTTTTCTAAATTCTCTTAATTCATTTTTCTTAAGAGTTTTAATCTCTTTATTGTTAACTTGTAATGAACCATCACTATAATCTTCAAGTCCATTAATACATCTCATTAATGTAGATTTTCCTGCACCACTGTGTCCAACAATGGCAAAAATCTCACCTTTTTTAATATCAATAGAAATATTATTTAAAACTTTTACGTCACCATAGTGCTTATTCAGATTTTTAATATTTATCAATTTTTGTCCTTATTCGTGATGCAATAGTATTAAAAAATGAATAAAAGATGTGTTAAAGAAGACATTTAAATGTAATTTTATGCAATTTTAATGAAGATTTATAGGAAATAAAATTGACTATATTACTATAGTATTTGGAATAACTAGTATTATTTATTTAAAGATGTGAGGATTTATGTATTAGGTATAAAAAAAGAGAAGTTAAAAACTTCTCTTTTCTATTCGTTCATTCCAGCGAAGAAAGCTTCGTTGTTTGGAGTTTTTTGCATTTTTGAATATAAGAATTTAAGTGCTTCAACTTCATCCATAGATGCAATAGCATTTCTAAGAATCCAAGTTTTTTGTAACACTTCAGGAGTAAGAAGTAATTCTTCTTTTCTAGTACCTGATTTAATAATATCAAGTGCTGGATAAACTCTTTTGTTAGCTGCATTTCTAGATAATACAACTTCTGAGTTTCCTGTTCCTTTGAATTCTTCAAAGATAACTTCATCCATTTTAGAACCAGTTTCAATTAATGCAGTTGAGATAATAGTTAAAGAACCACCCTCTTCAATATTTCTAGCAGCACCAAAGAATCTTTTTGGTTTATGTAAAGCATTTGCATCAACCCCACCTGAAAGTACTTTTCCAGAACTTGGTGTTACAGTATTATATGCTCTTGCTAATCTTGTAATAGAATCTAATAAGATAACTACATCTTTTTTCATTTCTACAAGTCTTTTTGCTTTTTCAATTACGATTTCAGCAACTCTAACATGATTATGTGCAGGTAAATCAAAAGTAGATGAATAAACTTCACCTTTAACACTTCTTTGCATATCAGTAACCTCTTCAGGTCTTTCATCAATTAATAGTACCATTAAAGATACTTCAGGATGATTTTTACTAATACCATGAGCTAGCTCTTTTAATAACTCGGTTTTACCAGTTTTAGGAGGAGCAACAATAAGACCTCTTTGCCCTTTACCCATAGGAGCAAATAAATCTAACATTCTTCCTGTCATTCTTTTAGAATCATACTCAAAACTAAATCTTTCAGTTGAGTATAAAGGAGTTAAGTTGTCAAATAATGGTCTGTTTTTTGATGCTTTGATTGGTAAGTAGTTAATTGCTTCAATTTTAAGTAAAGCGTTGTATTTTTCACTTTCTTTGTTTGGAGGTCTAACTTGTCCAGTTACGATATCTCCTGTTCTTAGTGCAAATTTTCTAATTTGAGTAGCACTTACATAAGAATCATTTGATGTATCTGAGAAGTTACCATCGATTGCCCTTAAGAATCCAAATCCACCTTCTTTAATCTCTAAAATACCAGTGAATAAAATAAATCCACCTGCATCAATTTGATTTTTAAGAATCGAGAACATTAAATCTTGTCTTTTAAGTTCTTGTGGGTTTTCTACATCTAATTCTTTTGCAATATCTAGAAGTTGCTCAAGTGGTAGTTCTCTAAGTTGTTCAATTTTGTATCCCTCAACAGGAATGTGCGTTCTTGTTTTTCTAGCAGTAGTAGCTTTTGCTTTGCTCTGAGTTTTTGACTCTTCCATGAGTAATGTTAACCTTTTTTGATTTTACATATCATATATGTAGTAGTTTATTTGTAGTTTTTGTAGTTTTTTTAATTAGTAATAGCGTAATTGTAGTCTTTATTTAGATATTTGTCAATTAAATTGAAATAAGCATAAAAAAAGGTGCCAAAAATTGACACCTTATATAAGTATAGTATAGTTAAACTATTCTAATATTATAAATCACCTTCGTGTTTACCTAAGTACTCAGCTACACCTTCAGTAGAAGCTTTCATACCTTCGTCACCTTTATTCCAACCAGCAGGACAAACTTCACCGTGCTCGTTAGTAAATAACATAGTATCTACCATTCTAATCATTTCGTCAATGTTTCTTCCTAATGGTAAGTCATTGATTACTGCGTGTCTAACTGTTCCGTCTTTGTCAATTAAGAAAGAACCTCTTAAAGCTACTGCATCACCAAATAATACATCGTAATCTCTAGAGATTTGCTTAGATAAATCTGCAACTAATGGGTAAGAAATTCTTCCGATTCCACCATTATTAACGTCAGTTTCTCTCCATGCGAAGTGTGAGAATTGTGAATCAACAGAAACACCAATTACATTAACACCTCTAGATGTAAATTCTTCAATTCTTTTTGAGAATGCAATGATTTCAGATGGACATACAAAAGTAAAGTCTAATGGATAAAAGAATAATACTGCACCATTTTCACCGATATTTTCATATAAATTAAAATCTTCTACAATTTGACCGTCTGCAAGTACAGCTGTTGCTGTAAAATCTGGAGCTTTTTTAGTTACTAACATTTTATTTCCTTTGATTATTTTTAAATTGTTGCCGTAATTATATACTAAATTTTTTTAAAATAAACTACAAGTTTCCTTAAATTTTAAAATTTGTATAATTTTTATCTTAAGATAAATTTTATCCTTAACTAGTTCTTTTTTTTAAGTTTTCTATAAAATCAATACAATAATCATTATCATTTTTAATATGCTAAATAGTGACTGTTTCGATTTTACCGTACTTCTGCTCTCTCACTTGATAAATTTTCTCTTTTAAAGAAAATTTTATATTTACTGTGATAAAGTTTTATAAATTTTAAATAGGAGATATACTATGGCAGTAAAAATTACTGATATCTGTATTAGCTGTGACGCATGTTTAGACGAGTGTCCAGTAGAAGCAATTGTTGATAACGACGATAACCCAACTGGTGAAGATACTTATTACGTATACGCTGATAAATGTGTTGAGTGTGTAGGACACAATGACGAACCAGCATGTGCTGAAGCATGTCCAACTGAGGGATGTATCCAATGGGACGAAGTTGGTTCTGGATCAGTTGAAAAAGATGACAGAGGTGAGCCAAATACACCTGTTGTTGAAGACTAATTTTTAGTTAAAACTTAACAAATATTTATTCAAAAGGTAAGTAGTATTTTTTACTACTTGCCTTTTTTTATTTAATTAGGTATAATCCGCGACTTAAAAAAATATTAGGGATAAATATGGAACAAACACTTTCAATCATCAAACCTGACGCGGTAGCTAAAAACGTTGTTGGTCAAATCTTATCAAGATTTGAAGCAGCAGACTTAAGAGTAGCAGCAACTAAAAAAATGCAATTAAGCAAAGCAGATGCAGAAGCATTCTATGCAGTACACGCTGAGAGACCATTCTTTGGTGACTTAGTATCTTTCATGATTTCTGGACCAGTTGTTGTAACTGTTTTAGAAGGTGAAAATGCAATGTCTAAAAATAGAGACTTAATGGGTGCTACTAATCCTAAAGAAGCTGAAGCTGGTACAATTAGAGCAGATTTCGCTGAATCTATTGATGCAAATGCAGTACATGGTTCTGATTCTGTTGAGAATGCAGCAAACGAAATTAAATTCTTCTTCTCTGACAGAGAAATTTGTTAATAATTAGTTAATTAAACTAGTTTACAATGAAAATAGAATTTAAAAAAGTACCTCAAAGCCCCAAAGAATTCAGCTCCGTGCTTGATTCAGTAGAAATTTCAGGTACTTTTTGTAAAATATCGCAATCGTTAGTAAAAATTGATGCAGTATTAAATGGTAATACTACTATTGATTGTTGCAGATGTGGTATTACTGATAGCATTACTATTAATGAAAAGGCTAACTTTTTATTAAGTGATGGTATTTATCAAGATACTGAATCGGAAGATTTAGTAATAGAAATAGACAATAGTATTATCGATTTTGATGAAATCATCGGAAGTGAAATTGAGTCAATAAAAAGTGATTACTATCTTTGTGACAAATGTACGCAAGATAATGATTACGAACAAGAATTTTAAGGAGAATAATTATGGCAGTACCTAAGAGAAGAGTATCTCATTCAAGAGCAGCGAAAAGAAGAACTCATTATAAAATAACTTTAAAGAAACCAGTTAAAGATAGTGATGGTTCTTGGAAAATGCCTCATATGGTTAACCCAAACACTGGTGAATACAAGAACTAATGTATAAAATAGCAATAGATGCAATGGGTGGGGACTTCGGTCCTGAACCTATTATAGAGGGACTTATTGCAGCTTTAAAACAAAACAATAACTTCACTGCTATTGCAGTTGGTAAAAAAGATGAATTAGTATCTTTAATACCAAATAACTTTCTATCAAGAATTGAGATATTAGATACAGATGATGTAATTAGTATGAGCGATTCTGCTACAGATGCACTTAAAAGAAAAGAATCTACAATTTATAAAGCTATTGAATTAGTAAGAGATGGTAATGCTGATGCAATCGTATCTGCTGGACACTCTGGTGCTTCAATGTCTTTAGCAACACTTAGAATCGGAAGAATTAAGGGTGTATCAAGACCTGCTATTGCAACACTTATGCCTACAAGCGAAAATCAAAATACTTTAGTATTAGACGTTGGAGCAAATGTAGACAGTGACGCTAAAAATCTATTCGAATTTGCTATTATGGGACAAGTTTATGCAGAAGATGTATTAAACTTAGATGATCCAATTGTTGGATTATTATCTAATGGTGAAGAAGAAAGTAAAGGTAATGAAGTTACTAAAGAAGCTTATGGCTTAATATCTAAAATTCCTAATTTCGCAGGTAATGTTGAAGGTAGTGATATCTTCAAAGGAACAGTAGATGTTGTTGTTTGTGATGGTTTTGTAGGAAATAT contains the following coding sequences:
- a CDS encoding sensor histidine kinase, with amino-acid sequence MNELSISYKCQNSIGNSLKLDEMIGETLETFIDETKATYASFYLLDNKHNKNIASLGKTIDYDVNNLLQQTNENKINIYKYDEVFNLLLYKLEKGLMVCSYEKDSDFSFLESIYESLRKKLNMSINSCINMMNLENENKKLSSKASKLEERIKKEKDLNKKKDKQIFEQMKMAQMGDLIGNIAHQWRQPLSIISTAASGMKIKQEHDMLSNEDFSSYANKIVENTQFLSTTIDEFRDYIQESHKEKDVIIQDRVKMALQIIEPSFAVSEIKIIEGNIEEESISFRLISGELLQVLISILNNAKDALCENKIEDKWVKYSVGKKEDKIIITIEDNAGGIPKEIKNKIFNPYFTTKDKNVGTGIGLYNCFNIVTKSLKGNLTFGNTQLGTKFIIELPIYEVTTN
- a CDS encoding MetQ/NlpA family ABC transporter substrate-binding protein, whose protein sequence is MFKNILKLALVAVVALAFTACTDSKESKVEKKTVIKVGATPVPHSEILEIAQTLLKAKGYELQIVEFTDYVTPNIAVDEGELDANFFQHLPYLEEFNKNKNTKLVKTVNVHLEPMGVYSKKIEALNELKDGATIAVPNDPTNESRALNILEEQGLLTFKDVKFKTALDIDKNPRNFQIKELDAPQLPRVLDEVDAAVINTNYALAANLNPLKDALVIESKNSPYANILVVKEGNENKDYIKALNEVLNSNEIRNFINDKYKGSIVEAF
- a CDS encoding methionine ABC transporter permease, with the translated sequence MVDILLPALGETVYMSLVSTFFAVVIGFFLAIILILTSKGGLRENLKVYSILDVVINTLRSFPFIILMIVLFPVTKFLIGKSIGTSAAIIPLTIGAAPFIARLIESALKEVDKGVVEAAKSFGASDFQIIFKVMLIEALPAIISAITLTLITVIGFSAMAGAVGGGGLGDVAIKYGYYRFQTDTMIYTVLILIALVQVCQSFGDYLYKITKK
- a CDS encoding methionine ABC transporter ATP-binding protein, yielding MINIKNLNKHYGDVKVLNNISIDIKKGEIFAIVGHSGAGKSTLMRCINGLEDYSDGSLQVNNKEIKTLKKNELREFRKNIGMIFQHFSLIQRKTVFENVALPMQLWGYSKDEISKKVKDLLSLVGLDEKLQSYPSELSGGQKQRVAIARALTLDPEVLLSDEATSALDPNTTTSILNLLKEINEKLNITIVLVTHEMEVVKQIAQKALLLEHGNIIGFDDTEELFLKPDEKMKEFLGETEVVPEDGVNIKIYFPKDNAFQSFITKMARELDMDFNIVWGKLEEINTHIVGNMVINIKQSDKEKVTNYIKEHEIIWEVL
- the rho gene encoding transcription termination factor Rho, which encodes MEESKTQSKAKATTARKTRTHIPVEGYKIEQLRELPLEQLLDIAKELDVENPQELKRQDLMFSILKNQIDAGGFILFTGILEIKEGGFGFLRAIDGNFSDTSNDSYVSATQIRKFALRTGDIVTGQVRPPNKESEKYNALLKIEAINYLPIKASKNRPLFDNLTPLYSTERFSFEYDSKRMTGRMLDLFAPMGKGQRGLIVAPPKTGKTELLKELAHGISKNHPEVSLMVLLIDERPEEVTDMQRSVKGEVYSSTFDLPAHNHVRVAEIVIEKAKRLVEMKKDVVILLDSITRLARAYNTVTPSSGKVLSGGVDANALHKPKRFFGAARNIEEGGSLTIISTALIETGSKMDEVIFEEFKGTGNSEVVLSRNAANKRVYPALDIIKSGTRKEELLLTPEVLQKTWILRNAIASMDEVEALKFLYSKMQKTPNNEAFFAGMNE
- a CDS encoding peroxiredoxin — protein: MLVTKKAPDFTATAVLADGQIVEDFNLYENIGENGAVLFFYPLDFTFVCPSEIIAFSKRIEEFTSRGVNVIGVSVDSQFSHFAWRETDVNNGGIGRISYPLVADLSKQISRDYDVLFGDAVALRGSFLIDKDGTVRHAVINDLPLGRNIDEMIRMVDTMLFTNEHGEVCPAGWNKGDEGMKASTEGVAEYLGKHEGDL
- a CDS encoding NADH-quinone oxidoreductase subunit I, yielding MAVKITDICISCDACLDECPVEAIVDNDDNPTGEDTYYVYADKCVECVGHNDEPACAEACPTEGCIQWDEVGSGSVEKDDRGEPNTPVVED
- the ndk gene encoding nucleoside-diphosphate kinase produces the protein MEQTLSIIKPDAVAKNVVGQILSRFEAADLRVAATKKMQLSKADAEAFYAVHAERPFFGDLVSFMISGPVVVTVLEGENAMSKNRDLMGATNPKEAEAGTIRADFAESIDANAVHGSDSVENAANEIKFFFSDREIC
- the rpmF gene encoding 50S ribosomal protein L32, which produces MAVPKRRVSHSRAAKRRTHYKITLKKPVKDSDGSWKMPHMVNPNTGEYKN
- the plsX gene encoding phosphate acyltransferase PlsX, with the translated sequence MYKIAIDAMGGDFGPEPIIEGLIAALKQNNNFTAIAVGKKDELVSLIPNNFLSRIEILDTDDVISMSDSATDALKRKESTIYKAIELVRDGNADAIVSAGHSGASMSLATLRIGRIKGVSRPAIATLMPTSENQNTLVLDVGANVDSDAKNLFEFAIMGQVYAEDVLNLDDPIVGLLSNGEEESKGNEVTKEAYGLISKIPNFAGNVEGSDIFKGTVDVVVCDGFVGNILLKTAEGVADTIGQIIKKNLKRSLISIAGAVLMRKVFKNLKVRVDYAEYGGAPLLGVKAPVIIAHGKSNPKAIQNAIFQAITAASSNLNGDIEERLAQYSK